The Triticum aestivum cultivar Chinese Spring chromosome 3A, IWGSC CS RefSeq v2.1, whole genome shotgun sequence genome includes a region encoding these proteins:
- the LOC123062687 gene encoding uncharacterized protein → MGNCSPSPRRRRPSPAGSPPSHSSAASGGGGSAAATTVSPYALARSPSVSVSVDPEADAERGGVVRVYGSDGCPVAWRLRVALLYKAAAPVHFTPSEAAPLGRPVLRLSAADPELCGAADELLRHVDARFEGKPRVAPPDRPPAARASLAAAAAEEVAEMVRLQHRSAERHLEGVAAKLAEMVKKGAKKAGKGRSVAVEGAEVRRLGKWYGDAMEVMLEHARMEERVLFPDIQRASFPGVCDKVQEQHGKHLPMMNGIKEDIKTLLTLELGSALFYEVLVNLSVRLKALQDHTKEHFKEEEKDMLPRLESVRRMQREEGNVPDKSNSGWASEAMGTMEMTHSKLFPFFMTGLMPQEAVQYLDLVCRCTKNTRHLVSMLRSLAERLEDANPSIIHNNPTRLYEHLLVKSP, encoded by the exons ATGGGCAATTGCTccccctccccgcgccgccgccgcccgtcgccggccgGCTCCCCGCCCTCCCACTCCAGCGcggcctccggcggcggcgggagcgccgccgccaccacgGTGTCGCCGTACgcgctcgccagatccccctcggtCTCAGTCTCCGTCGACCCGGAGGCCGACGCCGAGCGGGGGGGCGTGGTCCGCGTGTACGGCTCCGACGGCTGCCCCGTCGCGTGGCGCCTCCGCGTGGCGCTGCTGTACAAGGCGGCGGCGCCCGTGCACTTCACGCCGTCCGAGGCGGCCCCGCTCGGCCGCCCCGTGCTCCGCCTCTCCGCCGCCGACCCGGAGCTCTGCGGCGCCGCCGACGAGCTGCTGCGCCACGTCGACGCGCGCTTCGAGGGCAAGCCCCGCGTCGCGCCGcccgaccgcccgccggccgcgcgCGCCTCGCTggccgccgcggccgccgaggAGGTGGCCGAGATGGTGCGGCTGCAGCACCGCAGCGCGGAGCGGCACCTCGAGGGCGTCGCCGCCAAGCTGGCGGAGATGGTGAAGAAGGGGGCGAAGAAGGCCGGCAAGGGGCGGAGCGTGGCGGTGGAGGGAGCCGAGGTGCGGAGGCTGGGCAAGTGGTACGGCGACGCCATGGAGGTGATGCTGGAGCACGCCAGGATGGAGGAGCGCGTGCTGTTCCCCGACATCCAGAGGGCTTCGTTCCCAG GGGTGTGCGATAAGGTTCAGGAGCAGCACGGGAAGCACCTGCCCATGATGAACGGAATCAAGGAGGATATAAAAACGCTTCTGACGCTGGAGCTGGGCAGCGCCCTCTTCTATGAAGTGCTGGTCAACCTCTCCGTCCGCCTCAAAGCGTTGCAG GATCACACCAAGGAGCACTTCAAGGAGGAAGAGAAGGATATGCTCCCACGATTGGAATCAGTACGGCGGATGCAGCGCGAGGAGGGGAATGTTCCTGACAAGTCCAACTCCGGATGGGCGTCGGAGGCCATGGGCACAATGGAGATGACGCACTCGAAGCTCTTCCCCTTCTTCATGACCGGGCTCATGCCTCAGGAGGCCGTGCAGTACCTCGACCTGGTGTGCAGATGCACCAAGAACACCCGGCATCTGGTCTCCATGCTCAGGTCGCTCGCGGAGCGTCTGGAGGACGCGAACCCGTCGATAATCCACAACAACCCCACACGACTATATGAGCACCTACTTGTAAAATCCCCATAA